The Ciconia boyciana chromosome 2, ASM3463844v1, whole genome shotgun sequence genome has a segment encoding these proteins:
- the CHPF2 gene encoding chondroitin sulfate glucuronyltransferase — protein MRLAALLAALRPVLPLVLGLSLGCSLSLLRASWSQSGGEDQCLGAAGRPGPLAGGARLEAVDGGPGPGHEDFRPRIVPYYRDPNKPYKKVLRTRYIQTELGFHERLFVAVLTSKATLNTLAVAVNKTVAHHFPRLLYFTGLRSAKVPHGMVLVAHGDERPIWLMYETMHYIHQHFGSDYDWFYIMQDDTYAQAEQVKALVTHLSINQDVYLGRAEEFIGGDEQARYCHGGFGYLISRSLLLKLHPHLDSCRNEILSVRPDEWLGRCIIDFLGIACVSQLQGQHYHTYELAKNTEPEKEEEEEFQAALAVHPVSDMTLMYRLHKHFSRIQLDRAYQEIQDLQMQIRNLTSLTPAGEAGLTWPVGINAPFLPKSRFEVISWDYFTEQHLFSCPDGSPKCELSGASKADVSEIIESALEQLNSRYQPLLRFSKRQLLNGYRRFDPTRGMEYTLDLLLEAVTQKGHSHVLAKRVSLVRPLSKVEIIPMPYVTEATRVQLVLPLTVQDLDFVANFLDMFAMNTLDTHDNALLTLLFIYHPYDAQRVSQVDVFAGVKAMVGELEKRYAEVKIPWISVKTEVPSQVKLMDIVSKKHPVDTLFFLASVWTEINMEFLNRCRMNTISNWQVFFPVHFQEFNPALVYRGEQTASSSTDFLRDGHFDRHSFAEACFYNSDYMTARTKLAADILDRDEVLESMEVFDVFLHYSGLHLFRAVEPGLVQKYALRSCNPRLSEELYHRCVLSNLEGLSSRSHLAMALFEQEQANST, from the exons ATGCGCCTGGCTGCGCTGCTGGCTGCGCTGCGGCCCGTGCTGCCGCTCGTCCTGGGCCTCTCCCTTGGCTGCAGCCTGAGCCTGCTGCGTGCCTCCTGGAGCCAGAGCGGAGGCGAGGACCAGTGCCTGGGGGCAGCGGGCCGTCCTGGGCCTCTCGCCGGCGGAGCGCGTCTGGAGGCAGTGGATGGAGGGCCAGGCCCGGGCCACGAGGACTTCAGGCCTAGGATTGTTCCATACTACAGAGACCCCAACAAGCCTTACAAAAAAGTGCTCAG AACTCGCTACATCCAGACAGAATTGGGATTCCATGAAAGACTGTTTGTGGCTGTGCTGACCTCCAAGGCTACCCTGAATACGTTGGCAGTGGCAGTGAACAAGACGGTAGCCCATCACTTCCCACGCCTGCTGTACTTTACAGGGTTGCGCAGTGCCAAGGTGCCTCATGGCATGGTGCTGGTGGCCCATGGGGATGAGCGTCCCATTTGGCTCATGTATGAGACCATGCACTATATACATCAGCATTTTGGTTCTGACTATGACTGGTTCTACATCATGCAGGATGACACCTATGCCCAGGCCGAACAGGTCAAGGCTCTGGTGACGCACCTAAGTATTAACCAAGATGTCTACTTGGGACGAGCAGAGGAGTTTATCGGGGGGGATGAGCAGGCCCGCTATTGTCATGGTGGCTTTGGCTACCTGATCTCCCGCAGTCTGCTGCTTAAGCTCCATCCGCACCTGGACAGCTGTCGCAATGAGATCCTTAGTGTGCGGCCAGATGAGTGGCTGGGACGTTGCATCATCGATTTCCTTGGCATTGCTTGTGTTTCCCAGCTCCAG GGCCAGCATTATCACACCTATGAATTGGCCAAAAATACTGAgccagagaaggaggaagaagaggagttCCAGGCAGCTCTTGCTGTGCACCCTGTTTCCGACATGACCCTGATGTACCGGCTGCACAAGCACTTCAGCAGGATCCAGCTGGACAGAGCCTACCAGGAGATCCAGGACCTCCAG ATGCAGATCAGGAACCTGACATCATTGACCCCTGCAGGTGAGGCAGGCTTGACGTGGCCTGTGGGCATTAATGCCCCATTTCTTCCAAAGTCACGTTTTGAGGTAATCAGCTGGGACTACTTCACTGAGCAGCACCTCTTCTCCTGTCCTGATGGCTCCCCCAAGTGTGAGCTCTCTGGAGCCAGCAAGGCAGATGTCAGTGAAATCATTGAGTCAGCACTTGAGCAACTTAACAGTCGCTACCAGCCTCTGCTCCGCTTCAGCAAGCGGCAGTTGCTGAATGGCTATCGGCGTTTTGACCCGACACGGGGCATGGAATATACACTGGACCTACTGCTGGAGGCAGTGACCCAAAAAGGCCACAGTCATGTTCTGGCCAAACGAGTGAGCTTGGTGCGGCCCTTAAGTAAGGTGGAAATTATTCCCATGCCATATGTGACAGAGGCCACACGGGTGCAACTGGTGCTTCCCTTGACAGTGCAGGACCTGGATTTTGTGGCAAACTTCCTGGATATGTTTGCTATGAACACACTGGACACACATGATAATGCCTTGCTGACTTTGCTTTTCATCTACCATCCCTATGATGCCCAGCGAGTCAGTCAGGTGGATGTTTTTGCTGGAGTCAAAGCCATGGTAGGAGAGCTGGAGAAACGCTATGCAGAAGTTAAAATCCCCTGGATTAGTGTTAAAACTGAGGTGCCATCACAAGTGAAACTCATGGATATAGTCTCAAAGAAGCACCCTGTGGATACACTGTTCTTCTTGGCCAGTGTCTGGACAGAAATCAACATGGAGTTCCTGAACCGCTGCCGCATGAATACTATCAGCAATTGGCAGGTCTTTTTCCCAGTGCATTTCCAAGAGTTCAACCCTGCATTGGTGTACCGTGGTGAGCAGACTGCTTCCTCCAGCACTGACTTCCTGAGGGATGGGCATTTTGACAGACATTCATTTGCTGAGGCCTGTTTTTATAACTCTGACTATATGACAGCACGTACCAAGCTAGCAGCTGATATACTAGACCGAGATGAAGTGCTGGAGAGCATGGAGGTATTTGATGTCTTCCTCCACTATTCTGGTCTGCACCTATTTAGGGCTGTGGAGCCAGGGTTAGTGCAGAAATACGCACTGAGGAGCTGCAATCCCCGGCTTAGTGAGGAGTTATACCACCGCTGTGTGCTTAGTAACTTGGAAGGACTTTCATCCCGCTCGCATTTAGCCATGGCCCTCTTCGAGCAGGAACAGGCCAACAGCACTTGA